A window of the Parabacteroides merdae ATCC 43184 genome harbors these coding sequences:
- a CDS encoding SAM-dependent methyltransferase, translated as MSALYLIPVTLGDVEHRRVLPEYNREVILSIRHFIVENVRTARRFLKKTEPSIVIDNLVFYELNKHTSAEAVAAYLAPLAEGESVGVISEAGCPAVADPGADVVAIAQRKGYKVVPLVGPSSILMSVMGSGFNGQSFAFHGYLPIDASQRTNAIKKLEGRIYSENQTQLFIETPYRNNKLAEELIRTCRPSTKLCIASNITCEDEYIHTRPVKEWAGKVPDLSKKPTIFLIYK; from the coding sequence ATGTCCGCTCTCTATCTCATCCCTGTCACGCTTGGCGACGTCGAACATCGCCGGGTCCTTCCCGAATACAACCGGGAGGTTATCCTTTCCATCCGTCATTTCATTGTCGAAAATGTACGTACGGCACGCCGTTTCCTGAAAAAGACAGAGCCTTCGATCGTGATTGACAATCTTGTCTTTTATGAATTGAACAAGCATACGTCGGCCGAAGCCGTTGCCGCTTATCTGGCTCCTTTGGCGGAAGGCGAGTCGGTCGGTGTGATCTCGGAGGCCGGCTGCCCGGCGGTTGCCGATCCGGGGGCAGATGTGGTGGCTATTGCACAGCGTAAAGGTTACAAGGTGGTTCCGCTGGTCGGCCCTTCTTCGATCCTGATGTCGGTGATGGGTTCCGGTTTTAACGGGCAGAGCTTTGCTTTTCATGGCTATCTGCCGATCGATGCTTCACAGCGTACGAATGCGATCAAGAAGCTGGAAGGGCGCATTTATTCGGAGAACCAGACGCAGTTGTTCATCGAAACGCCTTACCGCAATAATAAATTGGCGGAGGAGTTGATCCGCACGTGCCGTCCTTCGACCAAATTGTGTATTGCTTCGAATATCACTTGCGAAGATGAATATATCCATACGCGTCCTGTTAAAGAATGGGCTGGAAAGGTTCCTGATTTGAGCAAGAAACCGACAATCTTCTTAATATATAAGTAA
- a CDS encoding acyltransferase: METYKAHETAVIDPGCTIGDGTHIWHFSHIMPGCTIGRNCNIGQNVVISPLVVLGNNVKVQNNVSVYTGVTCGDDVFLGPSCVFTNVVNPRSAVSRKDQYLKTHVGKGASIGANATIVCGHTIGEYAMIGAGAVVTKDIPPYALVVGNPSRQIGWVSEYGHRLSFNEKGIATCSESNQQYLLEGGIVTRIS; encoded by the coding sequence ATGGAAACTTATAAGGCACATGAAACAGCCGTTATCGATCCCGGATGCACAATTGGAGACGGCACACACATCTGGCATTTTTCCCATATTATGCCGGGGTGCACAATCGGTCGGAATTGTAATATCGGGCAGAATGTCGTGATCTCTCCTCTGGTGGTTTTAGGGAATAATGTGAAGGTACAAAACAATGTCTCCGTCTATACCGGCGTGACTTGTGGGGATGATGTTTTTTTAGGACCCAGCTGCGTTTTTACAAATGTGGTCAATCCCCGCAGTGCCGTTTCCCGTAAAGACCAATATTTGAAAACACATGTCGGCAAAGGAGCTTCTATTGGTGCGAATGCAACGATCGTTTGCGGCCATACGATCGGCGAATATGCTATGATCGGCGCAGGGGCCGTGGTCACTAAAGATATTCCGCCATACGCTTTGGTTGTCGGCAATCCTTCCCGTCAGATCGGTTGGGTGAGCGAATACGGGCATCGCCTCTCCTTCAATGAAAAAGGTATCGCCACATGCTCGGAAAGCAATCAGCAATACCTGTTAGAGGGGGGCATCGTGACGCGTATTTCGTAG